A window of the Canis lupus baileyi chromosome 1, mCanLup2.hap1, whole genome shotgun sequence genome harbors these coding sequences:
- the TEX101 gene encoding testis-expressed protein 101: MGTGHVQSLLFLLLLFGAPSLASEPDFYCHKGISMSIVKDPKRMFNWTTDKVETCDSGSFCQESLLMIKSGAKTAILATKGCISEGTQAITYIQHSPPPGIITVSYSSYCEESLCNSKENLLQLWREEEPQAASTSAHLYCPTCVALGACSNAPSLPCPNDTVQCYQGRLQITGGGINSLLEVKGCTSITGCRLMSGIFTVGPIWVEEVCPYRSVLQPRKIENRAAWLPVYIWRLELALLLLLQ, from the exons ATGGGAACCGGTCATGTGCAGAGtttgctcttcctcctcctcctcttcggGGCCCCCTCCTTGGCCT CCGAACCTGATTTCTACTGTCACAAGGGCATATCGATGAGCATAGTAAAGGACCCAAAGAGAATGTTTAATTGGACCACCGACAAAGTTGAGACTTGTGACAGTGGGTCATTCTGCCAGGAATCCCTTCTGATGATTAAATCAG GGGCCAAGACAGCCATTTTGGCCACTAAGGGCTGCATCTCGGAGGGGACACAGGCGATAACATACATCCAGCACTCCCCACCGCCAGGCATCATCACAGTCTCCTACAGCAGCTACTGTGAGGAGTCCTTATGCAATAGCAAGGAGAACTTACTGCAActgtggagggaggaagagccCCAAG ctGCCAGCACGTCAGCACACCTCTACTGCCCAACCTGTGTGGCTCTGGGGGCCTGTTCAAAtgctccttctcttccctgtcCCAATGATACAGTTCAGTGCTATCAAGGAAGACTTCAGATCACTGGAG GAGGCATCAACTCCCTTTTGGAGGTCAAAGGCTGCACTTCTATAACTGGTTGCAGGCTGATGTCCGGGATCTTTACAGTAGGGCCCATATGGGTGGAGGAAGTCTGTCCATACCGGTCTGTACTTCAACCCCGAAAGATTGAAAACCGGGCTGCCTGGCTTCCTGTTTACATTTGGAGATTAGAGCTAGCGCTGCTGCTATTACTACAGTGA